A region of Paraburkholderia largidicola DNA encodes the following proteins:
- the thrS gene encoding threonine--tRNA ligase yields MVSIRLPDGSVRQYEHPVTVAEVAASIGPGLAKAALGGKIDGELVDTSALIDRDVSLAIVTDKDADGLDIIRHSTAHLLAYAVKDLFPEAQVTIGPVIDNGFYYDFSYSRPFTPEDLEKIEKRMQELAKKDEPVSRRVVSRDEAVEYFKSIGEKYKAEIIESIPASDEIKLYSHGGFTDLCRGPHVPSTGKLKVFKLMKLAGAYWRGDSKNEQLQRIYGTAWTKKEDQDAYLHMLEEAEKRDHRKLGKQLDLFHMQDESPGMVFWHPRGWTLWQQVEQYMRRRVNDAGYLEIKTPMIMDRSLWEASGHWQNYRENMFTTESEKRDYAIKPMNCPGHVQVFNHGLRSYRDLPLRYAEFGSCHRNESSGALHGLMRVRGFVQDDAHIFCTEDQFISESIAFNTLAMSVYKDFGFDNVEIKLSLRPDARAGTDETWDRAEQGLRDALTACGVSWEELPGEGAFYGPKVEYHIKDALGRSWQCGTLQLDMVLPERLGAEYVAEDNSRRRPIMLHRAIVGSMERFLGILIEHHAGAMPAWLAPMQVVVMNIAESQAEYAQSLAQSLQKQGVRVEADLRNEKISYKIREHTLEKVPYLLVVGDKERDAQTVAVRARGGVDLGVMSLDAFSERLRQDVQTFK; encoded by the coding sequence ATGGTTTCGATACGACTGCCCGATGGTTCTGTTCGACAGTACGAGCATCCCGTGACCGTCGCCGAAGTGGCGGCCTCGATCGGCCCCGGTCTCGCGAAGGCGGCGCTCGGCGGCAAGATCGACGGTGAACTGGTCGATACGTCTGCGCTGATCGATCGCGATGTCTCGCTCGCGATCGTCACGGACAAGGACGCCGATGGCCTCGACATCATTCGCCACTCGACGGCGCATTTGCTCGCGTACGCGGTGAAGGACCTTTTTCCTGAAGCGCAGGTGACGATCGGGCCGGTGATCGACAACGGCTTCTACTACGACTTCTCGTATAGCCGTCCCTTCACGCCCGAAGATCTCGAGAAGATCGAAAAACGCATGCAGGAACTCGCGAAGAAGGATGAGCCGGTGTCGCGCCGCGTGGTGTCGCGCGATGAGGCCGTCGAGTACTTCAAGAGCATCGGTGAGAAGTACAAGGCCGAGATCATCGAATCGATTCCCGCCAGCGATGAAATCAAGCTGTACTCGCACGGTGGCTTTACGGATCTCTGCCGTGGCCCGCACGTTCCGTCGACGGGTAAGCTGAAGGTCTTCAAGCTGATGAAGCTCGCGGGCGCGTACTGGCGCGGCGACTCGAAGAACGAGCAGTTGCAGCGTATCTACGGCACGGCCTGGACGAAGAAGGAAGACCAGGACGCGTATCTGCACATGCTCGAAGAGGCGGAAAAACGCGATCACCGCAAGCTCGGCAAGCAGCTCGACCTGTTCCACATGCAGGACGAGTCGCCGGGCATGGTGTTCTGGCATCCGCGCGGCTGGACCTTGTGGCAGCAGGTCGAGCAGTACATGCGCCGTCGCGTGAACGACGCGGGCTACCTCGAGATCAAGACGCCGATGATCATGGACCGTTCGCTGTGGGAAGCGTCCGGTCACTGGCAGAACTATCGTGAAAACATGTTCACGACGGAGTCGGAAAAGCGCGACTACGCAATCAAGCCGATGAACTGCCCGGGTCACGTGCAGGTGTTCAATCACGGCCTGCGTTCGTACCGCGATCTGCCGCTGCGTTACGCGGAATTCGGCTCGTGCCATCGGAATGAGTCATCGGGCGCACTGCACGGCCTGATGCGCGTGCGCGGCTTCGTCCAGGACGATGCGCATATTTTCTGTACCGAAGACCAGTTCATCAGCGAATCGATCGCGTTCAATACGCTTGCGATGAGCGTTTATAAAGATTTCGGCTTCGACAACGTCGAAATCAAGCTGTCGCTGCGCCCCGATGCGCGCGCGGGTACGGATGAAACCTGGGATCGCGCCGAGCAGGGTCTGCGGGATGCGCTGACGGCCTGCGGCGTGAGCTGGGAAGAATTGCCCGGCGAGGGCGCGTTCTACGGTCCGAAGGTCGAATATCACATCAAGGATGCGCTCGGCCGTTCGTGGCAGTGCGGCACGCTCCAGCTCGACATGGTGCTGCCGGAGCGCCTCGGCGCCGAATACGTCGCCGAGGACAACAGCCGTCGCCGCCCGATCATGCTGCACCGGGCAATCGTCGGATCAATGGAGCGTTTCCTCGGCATTCTGATCGAGCACCATGCCGGTGCAATGCCTGCCTGGCTGGCGCCGATGCAGGTCGTCGTGATGAATATCGCGGAAAGTCAGGCGGAATACGCACAATCTCTGGCCCAATCGTTGCAAAAACAAGGGGTTAGAGTAGAGGCTGATTTGCGCAACGAGAAGATTAGCTATAAAATACGCGAGCACACGCTGGAAAAGGTCCCGTATCTGCTGGTCGTCGGCGATAAGGAGCGTGATGCACAAACGGTAGCCGTGCGTGCCCGTGGCGGCGTCGATCTGGGCGTGATGTCCCTCGATGCCTTCAGCGAGCGTCTGCGCCAGGACGTGCAGACGTTCAAGTAG
- the pheS gene encoding phenylalanine--tRNA ligase subunit alpha, whose protein sequence is MDLDQIVADAKSAFEQASDVTTLENEKARFLGKSGALTELLKGLGKLDPETRKTEGARINIVKQQVEAALTARRQALADALLNQRLAAEAIDVTLPGRGTGTGSLHPVMHTWERVEQIFRTIGFDVADGPEIETDWYNFTSLNSPENHPARSMQDTFYVDGKDAEGRPLLLRTHTSPMQVRYARTNTPPIKVIVPGRTYRVDSDATHSPMFNQVEGLWIDENISFADLKGVYTDFLKKFFERDDILVRFRPSYFPFTEPSAEIDMMFEHGKNAGKWLEISGSGQVHPTVIRNMGLDPERYIGFAFGSGLERLTMLRYGVQDLRLFFENDLRFLRQFA, encoded by the coding sequence ATGGATCTGGACCAGATTGTCGCCGACGCAAAAAGCGCCTTTGAACAAGCCTCCGACGTCACCACGCTCGAAAACGAGAAGGCACGCTTTCTCGGCAAGTCGGGCGCACTGACGGAACTGTTGAAGGGGCTCGGCAAGCTCGATCCCGAAACGCGCAAGACGGAAGGCGCGCGGATCAACATTGTGAAGCAGCAGGTCGAAGCTGCGTTGACGGCGCGCCGCCAGGCGCTTGCCGACGCGCTGCTGAACCAGCGCCTCGCCGCCGAAGCCATCGACGTCACCTTGCCCGGTCGCGGCACCGGTACAGGTAGTCTGCACCCCGTGATGCACACGTGGGAGCGGGTCGAACAGATCTTTCGCACGATTGGTTTCGACGTGGCCGACGGCCCCGAGATCGAAACCGACTGGTACAACTTCACGTCGCTGAACAGCCCGGAAAACCATCCGGCCCGTTCGATGCAAGACACGTTCTACGTCGACGGCAAGGACGCTGAAGGCCGTCCGCTGCTGCTGCGCACGCACACCAGCCCGATGCAGGTCCGCTACGCGCGCACCAACACGCCGCCTATCAAGGTGATCGTGCCTGGCCGCACGTACCGCGTGGACAGCGACGCGACGCACTCGCCGATGTTCAATCAGGTCGAAGGCCTGTGGATCGACGAGAACATCAGCTTCGCCGACCTGAAGGGCGTCTACACCGACTTCCTCAAAAAATTCTTCGAGCGCGACGATATTCTCGTGCGCTTCCGTCCGTCGTACTTCCCGTTCACCGAGCCTTCGGCCGAGATCGACATGATGTTCGAGCATGGCAAGAACGCCGGTAAGTGGCTCGAAATTTCGGGCTCGGGCCAGGTTCACCCGACGGTGATCCGCAACATGGGCCTCGACCCCGAGCGCTATATCGGTTTTGCGTTCGGCAGCGGCCTCGAGCGCCTGACGATGCTGCGCTACGGCGTTCAGGACCTGCGTCTGTTCTTTGAAAACGACCTGCGCTTCCTGCGCCAGTTCGCCTGA
- the rpmI gene encoding 50S ribosomal protein L35, which translates to MPKMKTKKSAAKRFVVRPGGTVKRGQAFKRHILTKKTTKNKRHLRGATAVHDSDLNSVRAMLPFA; encoded by the coding sequence ATGCCGAAGATGAAGACCAAGAAGAGCGCTGCAAAGCGCTTCGTGGTTCGTCCGGGCGGTACCGTCAAGCGCGGTCAAGCCTTCAAGCGCCACATTCTTACCAAGAAGACCACCAAGAACAAGCGTCACCTGCGCGGCGCCACGGCAGTTCATGATTCCGATCTGAACTCCGTACGCGCGATGCTGCCGTTCGCCTAA
- the pheT gene encoding phenylalanine--tRNA ligase subunit beta, translating into MQFPESWLRTFVDPQLTTAELSHALTMAGLEVEDLRPAAPPTSKIVVGRVLEVVKHPDADKLNVCQVDAGTGATLNIVCGAPNVSPGIKVPVALVGAQLPPAEEGGAPFAIKLSKLRGVQSEGMLCSARELKLSEDHSGLLILPEDTPIGQDIRETLNLDDTVFEIKLTPNKADCLSVFGVARETAAITGALLRPLDIKPVEVKLNETLPVKISAPDLCGRFSGRVIRGVNARAKSPAWMVERLERSGQRSISALVDISNYVMLELGRPSHVFDLDKIHGEMDVRWGKPGESLKLLNGNTVEVDETVGVIADDHHIESLAGIMGGDSTAVTLDTTNIYLEAAFWWPDSIRGRSRRYNFSTDAGHRFERGVDYSTTVEHIERITQLILDICGGEAGPVDDQIVNVPKREPVKMRVARANRIIGVAIGGDEIAQIFTRLGLPFERDGDDFLVTPPPYRFDIEIEEDLIEEVARIYGFEKIPANPPVARSEMRRTNETQRSIHTLRHALAARDYAETVNFSFVDAEWEQDFAGNDKPVKLLNPIASQLSVMRTTLFGSLINVLRHNLNRRAERIRVFEAGRVFLQDASIKAGELAVEGFAQPKMFGALAYGPVIEEQWGAQTRAVDFFDVKGDLEALLAPAVARFVKAEHPALHPGRSARIELDGRAIGWIGELHPRWMQKYDLPHAPILFEVEAEALMQRALPSPTEVSKFPPVRRDIAIVVDQKIEVQALFDEMQKALSDEACKTIQRVALFDEFRAKSNTSGGLAAHEKSLAFRVTLQDTGGTLQDETVDLAIQTLVDRLARVYGARLRG; encoded by the coding sequence ATGCAATTCCCGGAATCCTGGCTCAGAACCTTTGTCGATCCGCAACTGACGACGGCCGAGCTGTCGCACGCCCTGACGATGGCCGGTCTCGAAGTGGAGGACCTGCGTCCCGCTGCGCCGCCGACGTCGAAGATCGTGGTGGGCCGCGTGCTCGAAGTCGTCAAGCACCCGGACGCGGACAAGCTCAACGTCTGTCAGGTCGACGCCGGCACAGGCGCGACGTTGAACATCGTGTGCGGTGCGCCGAACGTGTCGCCTGGCATCAAGGTGCCCGTCGCGCTGGTCGGCGCGCAACTGCCGCCCGCCGAAGAGGGCGGTGCACCGTTCGCGATCAAGCTGTCGAAGCTGCGTGGCGTGCAAAGCGAAGGCATGCTGTGCTCGGCGCGTGAACTGAAGTTGTCCGAAGATCATAGCGGCCTGCTGATCCTGCCGGAAGATACGCCGATCGGCCAGGATATCCGCGAAACGCTGAACCTCGACGACACTGTGTTCGAAATCAAGCTGACGCCGAACAAGGCCGATTGCCTGTCGGTGTTCGGCGTCGCGCGCGAGACGGCCGCGATCACGGGCGCGCTGCTGCGTCCGCTCGATATCAAGCCCGTCGAAGTGAAGCTGAACGAAACGCTGCCCGTGAAGATCTCGGCGCCGGACCTGTGCGGCCGTTTTTCGGGCCGCGTGATCCGCGGCGTCAACGCGCGTGCCAAGTCGCCGGCGTGGATGGTCGAGCGGCTCGAACGTTCCGGTCAACGAAGCATTTCGGCTTTGGTCGACATCTCGAACTACGTGATGCTCGAACTCGGCCGTCCGTCGCACGTGTTCGATCTGGACAAGATTCACGGCGAGATGGACGTGCGCTGGGGCAAGCCCGGCGAGTCGCTCAAACTGCTGAACGGCAATACGGTCGAAGTGGACGAAACGGTCGGCGTGATCGCCGACGATCACCACATCGAAAGCCTCGCGGGCATCATGGGCGGCGACAGCACGGCCGTGACGCTCGACACGACCAACATCTATCTCGAAGCCGCATTCTGGTGGCCCGATAGCATTCGCGGCCGTTCGCGCCGTTATAACTTCTCGACGGACGCGGGCCATCGCTTCGAACGCGGCGTCGACTACTCGACGACTGTCGAGCATATCGAACGGATCACGCAACTGATTCTCGACATCTGCGGCGGCGAAGCGGGTCCCGTCGACGATCAGATCGTCAATGTGCCGAAGCGCGAGCCCGTCAAGATGCGCGTCGCGCGCGCGAACCGCATCATCGGCGTGGCGATCGGCGGCGATGAAATTGCGCAAATCTTCACGCGCCTCGGCCTGCCGTTCGAACGCGACGGCGACGATTTCCTCGTGACGCCGCCGCCGTATCGCTTCGATATCGAAATCGAAGAAGACCTGATTGAAGAAGTCGCGCGCATTTACGGCTTCGAGAAGATTCCGGCGAATCCGCCCGTAGCGCGCAGCGAGATGCGCCGCACGAACGAAACGCAGCGCTCCATTCACACGCTGCGTCACGCGCTGGCCGCACGCGATTACGCGGAAACGGTGAACTTCAGTTTCGTCGATGCCGAATGGGAGCAGGATTTCGCGGGCAACGACAAGCCCGTGAAGCTGCTCAATCCGATCGCGAGCCAGCTGTCGGTGATGCGTACAACGCTGTTCGGCAGCCTGATCAACGTGCTGCGCCACAACCTGAACCGTCGTGCGGAGCGCATTCGCGTGTTCGAAGCGGGACGCGTGTTCCTGCAGGACGCGTCGATCAAGGCGGGTGAACTGGCTGTGGAAGGCTTCGCGCAACCGAAGATGTTCGGCGCGCTCGCCTATGGCCCCGTCATCGAAGAGCAGTGGGGCGCGCAAACGCGTGCCGTCGACTTCTTCGACGTGAAGGGCGATCTCGAAGCGCTGCTGGCACCCGCCGTCGCGCGCTTCGTGAAGGCGGAACATCCGGCGCTGCATCCGGGACGTAGCGCGCGCATCGAACTCGATGGCCGCGCGATCGGCTGGATCGGCGAACTGCATCCGCGATGGATGCAGAAGTACGACCTGCCGCATGCGCCGATCCTGTTCGAAGTCGAAGCAGAAGCGCTGATGCAGCGCGCGCTGCCGAGCCCGACGGAAGTGTCGAAATTCCCGCCCGTGCGGCGTGATATCGCGATCGTCGTCGATCAGAAAATCGAAGTTCAGGCGCTCTTTGACGAGATGCAAAAGGCACTTTCGGACGAGGCTTGCAAGACCATTCAAAGGGTTGCGCTTTTCGATGAATTTCGTGCAAAATCAAATACTTCCGGCGGGCTGGCAGCGCACGAGAAAAGCCTTGCGTTCCGTGTAACCTTGCAAGATACTGGTGGCACCCTTCAGGATGAAACGGTCGATCTGGCCATTCAGACTCTGGTGGATCGTCTTGCTCGAGTATATGGCGCCCGGTTGCGCGGATAA
- a CDS encoding MerR family transcriptional regulator, with amino-acid sequence MTATIEKVVLPPIPAKRYFTIGEVSELCGVKPHVLRYWEQEFTQLRPVKRRGNRRYYQHHEVLLIRRIRELLYEQGFTINGARNRLDSHGAGQAAEVEGEVVEGTVTQTAANTATVDVDQLRKELLQVIDLLGH; translated from the coding sequence ATGACAGCGACGATCGAAAAAGTCGTCTTGCCTCCGATTCCCGCGAAGCGCTACTTCACGATCGGTGAAGTCAGCGAACTATGCGGTGTGAAACCGCATGTGCTGCGGTACTGGGAGCAGGAGTTCACGCAGTTGCGGCCGGTGAAGCGCAGGGGCAATCGCCGGTACTACCAGCATCATGAAGTGCTGCTGATCCGGCGGATCCGCGAGTTGTTGTACGAGCAGGGCTTCACGATCAATGGCGCGCGCAACCGGCTCGATTCGCATGGCGCGGGTCAAGCGGCGGAAGTCGAAGGCGAAGTGGTCGAAGGTACGGTCACGCAAACGGCGGCGAACACGGCCACGGTCGATGTCGATCAGTTGCGCAAGGAGTTGCTGCAAGTGATCGACCTGCTCGGGCATTGA
- a CDS encoding DUF3303 domain-containing protein: MKFIVQWNGLPTAQQSAVERFMKTGGALPPDGITMLGRWHSIGELSGCAIIESNSTAPMAAWMLQWGDIFTFTISPAVTDEELGQALGAFLAQK, from the coding sequence ATGAAGTTCATTGTTCAGTGGAACGGTTTGCCAACAGCACAGCAATCGGCCGTCGAGCGCTTCATGAAAACGGGCGGCGCCCTGCCGCCTGACGGCATCACGATGCTTGGACGCTGGCATTCGATCGGCGAATTGAGCGGCTGCGCGATCATCGAGTCCAACAGCACCGCGCCGATGGCCGCGTGGATGCTGCAATGGGGCGATATCTTTACGTTCACCATTTCGCCCGCTGTCACCGACGAGGAACTCGGGCAAGCGTTGGGCGCGTTTCTCGCGCAGAAGTGA
- the infC gene encoding translation initiation factor IF-3 has product MATDKSSHRINGEITAPEVRLVGIDNEPLGIVKLADAFRLSEQQDVDLVEIAPQAVPPVCRLMDYGKFKYQEAKKQHEAKLKQKVIQVKEVKFRPGTDDGDYNVKLRNLVRFLEDGDKTKITLRFRGREMAHQEIGMRMLERLRTDLDEVGQVEQMPKMEGRQMIMVLAPKKKK; this is encoded by the coding sequence ATCGCTACTGATAAGTCGTCGCATCGCATCAACGGTGAAATTACTGCACCCGAGGTGCGTCTGGTCGGAATCGACAACGAACCGCTCGGCATCGTAAAACTGGCTGATGCTTTCCGCCTGTCGGAACAGCAGGACGTGGATCTGGTTGAAATCGCGCCGCAAGCGGTTCCGCCCGTCTGCCGCCTGATGGACTACGGCAAGTTCAAGTACCAGGAAGCGAAGAAGCAGCACGAGGCCAAGCTCAAGCAGAAAGTCATCCAGGTCAAGGAAGTCAAATTCCGGCCGGGTACGGATGACGGTGACTACAACGTCAAGCTGCGCAATCTCGTCCGCTTCCTTGAAGATGGCGACAAGACGAAGATCACGTTGCGTTTCCGTGGCCGCGAAATGGCTCACCAGGAAATCGGCATGCGCATGCTCGAGCGTCTGCGCACCGATCTGGATGAAGTCGGTCAGGTCGAGCAGATGCCAAAGATGGAAGGCCGCCAGATGATCATGGTGCTGGCGCCGAAGAAAAAGAAGTAA
- the rplT gene encoding 50S ribosomal protein L20, with translation MPRVKRGVTARARHKKIINLAKGYRGRRNNVYRIAKQAVMRAGQYAYRDRRNKKRVFRALWITRINAAVRQHDMTYSVFINGLKKASIELDRKVLADMAVFDKAAFAAIVQQVKAAVAA, from the coding sequence ATGCCTCGAGTCAAACGTGGGGTTACCGCACGGGCCCGCCACAAGAAGATCATTAATCTGGCCAAGGGTTACCGCGGCCGCCGCAATAACGTCTATCGCATCGCCAAGCAGGCGGTCATGCGCGCAGGCCAATACGCCTACCGCGATCGCCGCAACAAGAAGCGTGTGTTCCGCGCACTGTGGATCACGCGTATCAACGCGGCGGTGCGTCAGCACGACATGACGTACAGCGTGTTCATCAACGGCCTGAAGAAGGCGTCGATCGAACTCGACCGCAAGGTGCTGGCCGACATGGCTGTGTTCGACAAGGCTGCTTTTGCTGCGATCGTCCAGCAGGTGAAAGCCGCCGTTGCAGCCTGA
- a CDS encoding integration host factor subunit alpha yields MNEMNSSDFEALLTAQRSAMIRDIPTSTASASGEAPTLTKAELAELLFDNVGLNKREAKDMVEAFFEVIRDALESGDSVKLSGFGNFQLRDKPQRPGRNPKTGEAIPIAARRVVTFHASQKLKALVENGAEESFAR; encoded by the coding sequence ATGAATGAAATGAACTCGAGTGATTTCGAAGCCCTTCTTACGGCGCAGCGTAGCGCCATGATCCGCGATATCCCTACCTCAACCGCTAGCGCGTCGGGCGAAGCGCCGACGCTTACCAAGGCTGAGCTTGCCGAGCTGCTGTTCGACAATGTCGGGCTCAACAAGCGGGAAGCGAAGGACATGGTCGAAGCGTTCTTCGAGGTAATTCGCGACGCGTTGGAGAGTGGCGACAGCGTCAAGCTGTCCGGCTTCGGCAACTTCCAGTTGCGCGACAAGCCTCAGCGTCCGGGCAGAAATCCGAAAACGGGCGAGGCGATTCCTATCGCCGCGCGCCGCGTCGTGACGTTCCACGCAAGTCAAAAGCTGAAGGCGCTGGTCGAGAACGGCGCTGAAGAAAGCTTCGCGCGCTGA